In Pyrus communis chromosome 8, drPyrComm1.1, whole genome shotgun sequence, one genomic interval encodes:
- the LOC137741511 gene encoding heavy metal-associated isoprenylated plant protein 47-like, with translation MKQTITIEAQFRCAKCRSKAMEIAVAEDGVTSVAFKGANRDQLVITGDGVDAAGLAKSLRKKLGHADLLSVEEK, from the exons ATGAAG CAAACCATAACCATTGAGGCGCAGTTTAGATGTGCAAAATGTCGGTCCAAGGCCATGGAAATAGCTGTTGCAGAAGACG GTGTAACATCAGTGGCCTTTAAGGGGGCCAATAGAGATCAACTGGTGATTACTGGAGACGGAGTTGATGCAGCGGGGTTGGCCAAGTCATTGAGGAAGAAGCTTGGCCATGCAGACTTGCTGAGTGTAGAAGAAAAGTGA
- the LOC137742922 gene encoding uncharacterized protein produces the protein MARQGKDGTAVHSSIVLLQERFRQLQRAKEIRQERELLRQILSESDRICTPAAYYEPTGLFLQSGLTVSHNSKPPPHQPLYSMYLQPNLQSKQSSYLQVSDETRDMGNVGSSSVPVICRTDNFDDSDVDTSLRL, from the coding sequence ATGGCTAGGCAAGGCAAAGATGGCACAGCAGTTCATTCTTCCATTGTCTTATTGCAAGAGAGGTTTCGACAATTGCAGAGAGCAAAGGAGATTAGGCAGGAGAGAGAGCTCTTGAGGCAGATACTTTCTGAATCAGACAGGATTTGTACTCCGGCCGCATATTACGAGCCAACTGGGTTGTTTCTCCAATCTGGATTGACAGTTTCTCACAacagtaagccacctcctcacCAACCCCTGTACTCAATGTATCTCCAACCTAACTTGCAGAGCAAGCAATCTAGTTATCTGCAGGTTTCTGATGAGACTCGGGACATGGGGAACGTAGGTTCAAGTTCAGTTCCAGTCATCTGCAGAACAGACAATTTTGATGATTCAGATGTCGACACTTCTCTTCGCCTGTGA
- the LOC137742397 gene encoding DUF21 domain-containing protein At1g55930, chloroplastic-like has translation MALESCVLAPNMFVSGSKSWSLLCCNQKTKFPVKVLLQNNRYPFRFGPNCIGSSGVKRFLAPRFEGVGLLVNRAPLKALGEDRESVGGTNAVLGSKFDFVKELVKCGVVLAAVVGGVLIYGCRKAFAVEGVVDAGYGVVGQSILLLRNAWPKTLQVLQVFKEQGLILAALLGLSAFFSMAETSITTLWPWKIRELAEKESENGVFKLLRNDVTRFLTTILIGTTVVNIGATALVTDAATAIFGEAGVTAATGIMTVAILLLTEITPKSVAVHNPTEVARFVVRPVAWLSLVLYPVGRIVTYLSMGMLKILGLKGRSEPYVTEEELKLMLRGAELSGAIEEEEQDMIENVLEIKDTHVREVMTPLVDVVAIDASATLVDFHDLWVTHQYSRVPVFEQRVDNIVGIAYAMDLLDYVQKGELLESTTVGDMAQKPAYFVPDSMSVWNLLREFRIRKVHMAVVLNEYGGTVGIVTLEDVVEEIVGEIFDENDSKEEIQKKTGYVVMRAEGIFDVDANTSIDQLSEDLNVKMPEGHQYETVSGFICEAFGYIPRTGESIKVVLENENEEEIDESKSENQDKKEKHQIFKLEILAGNARKVGAVRFERIENDPATLETKEVTRLVPKIMKRKWNGDRDSDGTDYDEDSFQKRPQNTISDEHEDTVDNVSRH, from the exons ATGGCGCTCGAGTCTTGTGTCCTGGCTCCGAATATGTTCGTTTCCGGGTCGAAATCATGGAGTCTCTTGTGTTGCAATCAGAAAACAAAGTTTCCGGTAAAGGTTTTGCTGCAAAATAATCGGTACCCGTTTCGATTCGGGCCGAATTGTATCGGTAGTAGCGGTGTGAAGAGGTTCTTAGCTCCAAGGTTTGAAGGAGTTGGCTTACTTGTTAATAGAGCTCCGTTGAAAGCTTTAGGTGAAGATAGGGAGAGTGTGGGTGGTACGAATGCTGTTTTGGGTTCgaaatttgattttgttaagGAATTGGTGAAGTGTGGTGTAGTTTTGGCAGCTGTGGTTGGTGGGGTTTTGATTTATGGCTGTAGGAAAGCTTTTGCTGTGGAGGGTGTGGTCGATGCAGGTTATGGGGTTGTTGGGCAGAGCATATTGTTGCTCAGGAATGCCTGGCCCAAGACCTTGCAGGTACTGCAGGTGTTCAAAGAGCAGGGTTTGATTTTGGCGGCGCTTTTGGGTCTCTCGGCGTTTTTCTCAATGGCGGAGACTTCAATTACGACCCTCTGGCCCTGGAAG ATTCGTGAGTTGGCTGAGAAAGAGTCTGAAAATGGCGTCTTCAAATTGCTTCGCAACGATGTTACGCGGTTCTTGACAACCATACTTATTGGCACAAC TGTTGTCAATATTGGAGCAACTGCTTTAGTTACAGATGCTGCAACAGCAATATTTGGTGAAGCTGGTGTCACTGCAGCAACGGGCATAATGACT GTTGCTATTTTGCTTCTCACCGAAATAACTCCGAAAAGTGTTGCTGTTCACAATCCCACAGAGGTTGCAAGGTTTGTG GTTAGGCCAGTGGCGTGGCTTTCATTGGTACTATATCCAGTGGGGAGAATTGTTACATATCTATCGATGGGGATGCTAAAAATACTTGGGTTAAAAGGAAGAAG cGAACCGTATGTTACTGAAGAGGAGTTAAAACTGATGCTGCGGGGGGCAGAGTTAAGTGGGGCAATAGAGGAGGAAGAACAG GATATGATCGAAAATGTGTTGGAGATCAAAGATACTCATGTTAGGGAGGTGATGACACCTCTCGTAGACGTAGTTGCCATCGATGCCAGTGCAACACTAGTTGATTTTCATGACCTGTGGGTAACTCATCAATATTCAAG GGTACCTGTATTTGAGCAGCGTGTTGACAATATAGTAGGAATAGCATATGCAATGGATCTACTGGATTATGTTCAGAAG GGTGAGCTACTAGAAAGTACTACTGTGGGGGATATGGCTCAAAAACCTGCTTACTTTGTGCCTG ATTCAATGTCTGTTTGGAATCTTCTTAGGGAGTTCCGCATTCGAAAGGTTCACATGGCCGTGGTTCTTAACGAATATGGTGGAACTGTGGGG ATAGTAACCCTGGAAGATGTGGTTGAGGAAATTGTTGGTGAaatatttgatgaaaatgattCAAAA GAGGAGATTCAGAAAAAAACTGGCTACGTTGTGATGCGTGCAGAGGGGATATTCGATGTAGATGCAAACACATCTATTGACCAGCTCTCTGAAGATCTAAATGTCAAGATGCCAGAG GGTCATCAATATGAGACAGTATCAGGTTTTATATGCGAGGCATTTGGATATATCCCAAGGACGGGTGAGAGCATCAAAGTTGTtcttgaaaatgaaaatgaagaggAGATTGATGAGAGCAAGTCTGAAAACCAggataaaaaagaaaagcaccaaatttttaaactagaG aTACTAGCAGGAAATGCCAGAAAGGTTGGTGCTGTTCGATTTGAAAGGATAGAGAATGATCCTGCTACATTGGAGACCAAAGAGGTGACCCGCTTGGTTCCCAAAATCATGAAAAGAAAGTGGAATGGTGATCGGGACTCGGATGGTACAGACTACGACGAAGATTCATTTCAGAAGAGACCACAGAACACCATATCTGATGAACATGAAGACACTGTTGATAATGTCAGTAGACATTAG